ATATGAATATATTAAATACTACAAAACTCATATAAATGAACAGAAAAATTTTTGTACAAAATATGTATATAATTTATTTTAATTTTTAATATAAACTAAAAAGCTAATTTTACTATTACATAACGCAATCTATATAAACATATCACAACATTAAATATATGATTATTTTCTATAAATTACTTGAGGTTTCTTATTAAATATTAAATTACACACAAATCTATTAAACAATTTTATCTATATGAATAGATAACAGTATATATAAATTATACTATAATATAGTATATACTAATTGATAATCTATTTAAAATCATCATTGTACTGCTACATACTCCAATAACATTAAAATATCTTTAATAACATGGAAAAATTATGTATTTAAATTCTATAAATAATAATACTAATACATATGCTAAATATCAAAAATAAAAAAATTAATATTCATTAATAACACCATAATTTAATCTAAAATCTTCAGTAATAACACTACCGTAATATTTATATTATAATAATATTTTCATCTCATATAAATATAATTATAAATATATATAAATAACTATAAAAATTAAAATCTATAATTTCAAATATTTACTACACTAAAATTTATATTTATAACATACCGAAAAACTTCACCAACACATTAATAAATTATTATTTACATATAAAAAATAATATTTAAACATATATTTAATTTAATTAATTTATTAATTATATACATATAATATAAAGTAACTTTATAAAATTTAACCCTATACAAATTTAATTATATTCGATAAAATATTGAACGGAAGGATGATGTTAACAAAGAAATTATGCTGTACATATTAATTTTACTATCATAATTCTAATTAATCTTCCAAATAAATTAACAATAAACACATTAAATACTTATTTATTAAAATTAAAAAAATATTTTTATTGTTAAAATTTATTGAAATACTAGATACATATAAATTTATTATATAAGGCAACAATATTATGTTGGACAAATCAAGATTAAGAATAGCAATTCAAAAATCAGGAAGATTAAGTAAAGAATCACAACAACTTCTTGAGCAATGTGGAATTAAAATTAATTTACAGCAGCAACGCCTACTCGCTTTTGCAGAAAATATAGCCATAGATATTATGCGAGTAAGAGATGATGATATACCTGGTTTAGTAATGGATGGAATAGTAGATTTAGGTATCATAGGAGAAAACGTATTAAAAGAAGCCCTACTGGCAAGAAAATCACAAGGAGATAATCCTTATTATATTATGTTACGCAGATTAGATTTTGGAGACTGTAGACTATCTATGGCGCTGCCTATAGATGAACCATGGGACGGGCCAAAATGTCTACAAGGGAAAAGAATTGCTACATCATACCCCCATTTACTAAAACAATATTTAGATAAATTAAATATTAATTTTAAATCTTGTTTACTAAATGGTTCCGTAGAAGTCGCTCCGAGAGCTGGATTAGCAGATGCAATATGTGATCTTGTATCAACAGGTGCTACGTTAGAAGCTAACGGATTGTATGAAGTAGAAGTAATTTATAGATCCAAAGCATGCCTAATTCAAAGAACTGGAAAATTATCCAATGTTAAACAATCTTTAATAAATACAGTAATGCTTCGAATTCAAGGGGTCATTCAAGCAAGAGGGTCAAAATACATCATGCTACATGCACCTACCGAACAATTAGAGGAAATTATTAGTTTACTACCTGGGGCAGAAAGTCCAACAGTATTACCATTGGCGGGTAATCAACATCGTGTAGCTATATATATGGTAAGTAATGAAACATTATTTTGGGAAACTATGGAAAATTTAAAGAATCTTGGTGCTAGTTCTATTTTAGTGTTACCAATAGAAAAAATGATGGAATGATAAATTATGAATTCTTATGAAGAATTTACATCTATTGATTGGAACAAGTGTTCTTTTTCTGAAAAAAAGATGCTATTAACTCGACCAATCTGTAATAAACCAAACAACATAACGCAAAAGGTTGCCAATATACTGCATGAAGTAAATAAAAATGGAGATGATGCTCTACATAAATTTAATTTAATTTTTGACAAAATAAAATTAAAACAACTAAAAATTTCATATGAATCTATTGTAAAATCAGGTTACAATATATCCGATGAGATAAAACAAGCTATAAACACTGCAATATCCCATATCACTCTCTTTCACAAAACACAACATTATTCTGATATAAAACTGGAAATTATACCCGGCGTCAATTGCCAACAAATCACACGCCCATTAAATATTGTGGGGCTATATGTTCCGGGAGGTACCGCTCCATTAATTTCAACGGTAATGATGTTAGGAATTCCAGCAAATATTGCTCAATGCAAACGTATTATTCTATGTTCACCGCCTATAATACCTGAAGTACTTATATATACAGCAAAGCTCTGCGGAATTACAGAAATTTACCAAATTGGAGGTAGTCAAGCTATTGCAGCTATGGGTTTTGGAACCAAATCTATTCCGAAAGTCGATAAGATATTTGGTCCAGGTAACATATGGGTTACAGAAGCAAAACGACAAATTAACAGCATGCCTAACGGAGCAGAAATCGATATGTTGGCTGGACCTTCCGAAGTATTAATTATTGCAGATGATACAGCTAATCCTATTTTTATAGCAGCAGATCTTTTATCACAAGCAGAACACGGCATTGATTCACACGTAATACTTGCAACCCCTTGTATAAAAATTGCAGAACATACAAAAAAAGAATTGTATGAACAATTACAAATTTTACCCAGAAATCATATTATTAAACACTCATTAAAAAATAGCCGAATCATTATTACTAATGATTTAATGGAATGCTTTTCAATAAGTAACACATATGCTCCGGAGCATTTAATATTACAAATTCAACACGCAGAAAATTATTTACAACATATTGTTAACGCGGGATCAATATTTCTGGGTCACTGGTCACCAGAAACTGCTGGAGATTATATAAGTGGAACTAATCATGTATTGCCTACATATGGACACGCTACTACCAAATCAGGTTTAGGAGTTATAGATTTCCAAAAAAGAATCTTGGTACAACAACTTACACAAAAAGGACTCTTAAAATTATCATCAACAATTAAAATATTGACACAAATTGAACAATTACAAGCACATTTATATGCAGTAACACATCGTACCAATTACATTAAGGAAAACAATGAAGATTCAATCTCTGGCTAGACATGATATTTTATGTCTAAAACCTTATCAATCTGCCAGGAAATTAGCTCGATCATCAGCAGGACACTTATGGTTAAACGCT
This sequence is a window from Candidatus Blochmannia ocreatus. Protein-coding genes within it:
- the hisD gene encoding histidinol dehydrogenase, whose product is MNSYEEFTSIDWNKCSFSEKKMLLTRPICNKPNNITQKVANILHEVNKNGDDALHKFNLIFDKIKLKQLKISYESIVKSGYNISDEIKQAINTAISHITLFHKTQHYSDIKLEIIPGVNCQQITRPLNIVGLYVPGGTAPLISTVMMLGIPANIAQCKRIILCSPPIIPEVLIYTAKLCGITEIYQIGGSQAIAAMGFGTKSIPKVDKIFGPGNIWVTEAKRQINSMPNGAEIDMLAGPSEVLIIADDTANPIFIAADLLSQAEHGIDSHVILATPCIKIAEHTKKELYEQLQILPRNHIIKHSLKNSRIIITNDLMECFSISNTYAPEHLILQIQHAENYLQHIVNAGSIFLGHWSPETAGDYISGTNHVLPTYGHATTKSGLGVIDFQKRILVQQLTQKGLLKLSSTIKILTQIEQLQAHLYAVTHRTNYIKENNEDSISG
- the hisG gene encoding ATP phosphoribosyltransferase, translated to MLDKSRLRIAIQKSGRLSKESQQLLEQCGIKINLQQQRLLAFAENIAIDIMRVRDDDIPGLVMDGIVDLGIIGENVLKEALLARKSQGDNPYYIMLRRLDFGDCRLSMALPIDEPWDGPKCLQGKRIATSYPHLLKQYLDKLNINFKSCLLNGSVEVAPRAGLADAICDLVSTGATLEANGLYEVEVIYRSKACLIQRTGKLSNVKQSLINTVMLRIQGVIQARGSKYIMLHAPTEQLEEIISLLPGAESPTVLPLAGNQHRVAIYMVSNETLFWETMENLKNLGASSILVLPIEKMME